A section of the Subtercola frigoramans genome encodes:
- a CDS encoding GDP-mannose 4,6-dehydratase, protein MPRALITGITGQDGLYLGELLLSKGYEVYGLIRGQNNPKRALVEATLPGIHLLTGDLTDLSSLIRALEAAKPDEFYNLGAISFVAYSWENASLTTEVTAKGVLNALEAVRLYSGDEPAKVRFYQASSSEMFGKVQQVPQNEDTLLWPRSPYGVAKVFGHYMTINYRESYGMHASSGVLFNHESPRRGPEFVTRKVSQAVARISLGLQDKIVLGNLDARRDWGFAGDYVEAMWLMLQQDVADDYVISTGETHSIHELLEKAFAAAGITEWQQYVEQNPEFMRPAEVDLLIGSSAKAEKALGWKPKVGFEELVTMMVTNDIAEQKALAGL, encoded by the coding sequence ATGCCCCGCGCTCTCATTACCGGTATCACTGGCCAGGACGGCCTCTACCTCGGCGAGCTGCTGCTCTCCAAGGGGTACGAGGTCTACGGTCTGATCCGTGGCCAGAACAACCCGAAGAGGGCCCTCGTCGAAGCGACACTGCCGGGCATCCACCTGCTCACCGGTGACCTCACCGACCTGTCGAGCCTCATCCGCGCCCTCGAGGCGGCCAAGCCCGACGAGTTCTACAACCTCGGCGCCATCTCCTTCGTCGCGTACTCGTGGGAGAACGCCTCGCTCACCACCGAGGTCACCGCGAAGGGTGTGCTGAACGCTCTCGAAGCTGTTCGCCTGTACTCCGGCGACGAGCCCGCGAAGGTGCGGTTCTACCAGGCCTCGAGCTCGGAGATGTTCGGCAAGGTGCAGCAGGTGCCCCAGAACGAGGACACCCTGCTCTGGCCGCGCTCCCCCTACGGTGTCGCGAAGGTCTTCGGTCACTACATGACCATCAACTACCGCGAGTCATACGGCATGCACGCCTCCTCCGGTGTGCTCTTCAACCACGAGTCACCGCGCCGGGGCCCGGAGTTCGTCACGCGCAAGGTGTCGCAGGCCGTCGCCCGCATCTCGCTCGGCCTGCAGGACAAGATCGTGCTCGGCAACCTCGACGCCCGCCGCGACTGGGGCTTCGCCGGCGACTACGTCGAAGCGATGTGGCTCATGCTTCAGCAGGATGTCGCCGACGACTACGTCATCTCCACCGGCGAGACGCACTCCATCCACGAACTCCTCGAGAAGGCGTTCGCCGCAGCGGGCATCACCGAATGGCAGCAGTACGTGGAGCAGAACCCCGAGTTCATGCGCCCCGCCGAGGTCGACCTCCTCATCGGCTCCAGCGCGAAGGCCGAGAAGGCCCTCGGCTGGAAACCCAAGGTCGGTTTCGAAGAACTCGTCACGATGATGGTCACGAACGACATCGCCGAGCAGAAGGCCCTCGCCGGGCTCTGA
- a CDS encoding GDP-mannose 4,6-dehydratase, giving the protein MPVALITGISGQDGSYLAQSLLADGYEVHGIVRKPAEENLAAIGESSRLTLHRTDLLAPGALEDLVADVKPNELYSLAAVSSVFESWRSPVQTGEINGQVVVRLLDSAFRLHETGHDVRVLHASSAEVFGQTEVSPQTENTPIRPSSPYGASKAYAHLSVGVFRGRGVHASNCILYNHESPRRPENFVTRKITASVARISRGLQDGIELGNLDARRDWGWAPDYVDAMRRAVTAPRGGDYIVATGVSHTIHDFLDAAFARVGITDWSGLVTQNPEFVRPVDPAEQRGDATKARDELGWTPTTGFTTIVERMVDNDLELLA; this is encoded by the coding sequence GTGCCAGTCGCTCTGATCACCGGAATCTCGGGCCAGGACGGCTCGTACCTCGCCCAGTCGCTGCTCGCCGACGGCTACGAGGTGCACGGCATCGTTCGGAAGCCCGCAGAGGAGAACCTCGCCGCGATCGGCGAGAGCTCCAGGCTCACTCTGCATCGAACGGACCTACTGGCTCCCGGTGCACTGGAAGACCTCGTCGCTGATGTGAAGCCGAACGAGCTCTACAGCCTCGCCGCGGTGAGCAGTGTCTTCGAGTCGTGGCGGAGCCCCGTGCAGACCGGCGAGATCAACGGGCAGGTGGTCGTGCGGTTGCTCGACAGCGCGTTCCGCCTGCACGAGACCGGGCACGACGTGCGGGTGCTGCACGCCTCGAGCGCGGAGGTCTTCGGCCAGACCGAGGTGTCACCGCAGACCGAGAACACCCCCATCAGGCCGTCTTCGCCCTACGGCGCATCGAAGGCCTACGCCCATCTCTCCGTCGGGGTGTTCCGCGGGCGGGGTGTGCACGCCTCGAACTGCATTCTCTACAACCACGAATCACCGCGAAGGCCAGAGAACTTCGTCACCCGCAAGATCACGGCGAGTGTCGCCCGCATCAGCAGGGGCCTGCAGGACGGTATCGAACTCGGCAACCTCGACGCCCGCCGCGACTGGGGCTGGGCCCCGGACTATGTCGACGCGATGCGCCGTGCCGTCACCGCGCCCCGCGGCGGCGACTACATCGTCGCGACCGGCGTCTCGCACACCATCCACGACTTCCTCGACGCAGCCTTCGCTCGCGTGGGCATCACCGACTGGTCGGGCCTCGTCACCCAGAACCCCGAATTCGTGCGCCCTGTCGACCCCGCCGAGCAGCGCGGCGACGCCACGAAAGCCCGCGACGAGCTCGGCTGGACCCCCACCACCGGCTTCACCACCATCGTCGAACGCATGGTCGACAATGACCTCGAACTCCTTGCGTGA
- a CDS encoding glycosyltransferase family 4 protein has product MTSNSLRDTRSPKGFSRPLTVLLDATSIPANRGGVGRYVENLVPELVKLGVALVVVCQPRDRETFESAGVQQVVVMPTWGSRAPGRFVWEQLRLPSLARAVGATVIHSPHYTFPLFTRRARVVTIHDLTFFSDPELHSRLKGVFFRSWIRLAKALRVTVVTPSGATADEFRRVTGARDSRVFAAQLGYDTAVFHQPSTDELAEFRASLDPSPREWVAFLGTLEPRKNVPALVRAFVSATASVGLDRPALLLAGGAGWDTSVADAVAEAHAAGRDVRTLGYLPIGHLRSLLGGAVVTAYPSLGEGFGLPVLEAMASGSAVLTTRRLSLPEVGGDAVAYCDVDEASIAEALAGLLTNPVERRQLAEAGLKRATQFSWHACAVEHRRAYSAALTGLAPRGVASSSAAPDSAAPRAEAT; this is encoded by the coding sequence ATGACCTCGAACTCCTTGCGTGACACCCGTAGCCCGAAAGGCTTCAGCCGGCCGCTGACCGTGCTTCTCGATGCCACATCGATCCCTGCCAACCGCGGCGGCGTCGGCCGCTACGTCGAGAACCTGGTCCCTGAGCTGGTGAAGCTCGGCGTCGCCCTTGTCGTCGTGTGCCAACCCCGAGACCGCGAGACCTTCGAGTCAGCGGGCGTGCAGCAGGTCGTTGTGATGCCAACCTGGGGTTCCCGCGCCCCCGGCAGGTTCGTCTGGGAACAGCTGAGACTGCCCTCTCTTGCCCGCGCAGTCGGGGCCACGGTCATCCACTCACCGCACTACACCTTCCCGCTCTTCACGCGGCGGGCACGCGTGGTGACCATCCACGACCTCACGTTCTTCAGCGACCCCGAGCTGCACTCGCGACTCAAGGGCGTGTTCTTCCGCAGCTGGATCCGGCTCGCGAAAGCCCTGCGCGTGACGGTGGTGACCCCGAGCGGGGCGACCGCCGACGAGTTCCGCCGCGTCACCGGGGCGCGTGACTCGCGCGTCTTCGCCGCGCAACTGGGCTACGACACTGCGGTCTTCCATCAGCCGAGTACCGATGAACTGGCGGAGTTCCGCGCGTCACTCGACCCCTCGCCGCGCGAGTGGGTCGCGTTCCTCGGCACCCTCGAGCCCCGCAAGAACGTGCCGGCACTCGTGCGCGCCTTCGTCTCGGCAACAGCATCCGTTGGCCTTGATCGACCGGCGCTGCTGCTCGCCGGCGGCGCCGGCTGGGACACCTCGGTCGCCGACGCGGTCGCAGAGGCACACGCCGCCGGCCGCGACGTGCGCACCCTCGGCTACCTGCCGATCGGGCACCTCCGGTCGCTTCTCGGCGGCGCGGTCGTGACCGCCTACCCGAGTCTCGGCGAAGGCTTCGGCCTGCCGGTGCTCGAAGCCATGGCCAGCGGCTCAGCCGTGCTCACCACGCGCCGGCTCTCCCTTCCCGAAGTGGGCGGCGACGCTGTGGCGTACTGCGATGTGGATGAGGCCAGTATCGCCGAAGCACTCGCTGGGCTGCTGACGAATCCGGTGGAACGGCGTCAACTGGCCGAAGCAGGCCTGAAGCGTGCGACACAGTTCTCGTGGCACGCCTGTGCGGTGGAGCACCGGCGTGCGTATTCAGCAGCGCTCACCGGCCTGGCGCCCCGCGGTGTTGCATCCAGCAGTGCCGCACCCGACAGCGCAGCACCTCGAGCGGAGGCGACATGA
- a CDS encoding glycosyltransferase family 2 protein, producing MSSTISLVTVSYFSGDDVVTCLNSVPEASIRHLDIIVVNNAAADDLRPTLEQFEGPDSRTGDLTLLEPKANLGYGGAVNFAAARLAPEIEWILVTNPDVTFTPGSIDALLAVAEADDRIGMVGPRITNDDGSIYPSARDLPSLTVGAGHAVLHRIWPGNPWSKRYLRADKSHSAQTEPVQSGWLSGACMLVRRAAFEQVGGFDDRFFMYFEDVDLGERIGNAGWKVLYVPTATVGHAGGTSTAAHSAAMTRAHHRSAYRYLAKRYHQWYLLPVRLALRLGLFLRALVGTVRNHG from the coding sequence ATGAGCAGCACCATCTCCCTCGTGACCGTGAGTTACTTCTCGGGAGACGACGTCGTCACCTGCCTGAACTCGGTGCCGGAGGCCAGCATCCGGCACCTGGACATCATTGTCGTGAACAATGCCGCGGCGGATGACCTGCGGCCCACTCTCGAGCAATTCGAAGGGCCCGACTCTCGCACTGGCGACCTCACGCTGCTCGAACCGAAAGCCAACCTCGGCTACGGCGGCGCAGTCAACTTCGCGGCGGCGCGGCTGGCACCCGAGATCGAGTGGATCCTCGTCACCAACCCCGACGTCACGTTCACTCCCGGTAGCATCGACGCTCTACTCGCGGTTGCCGAAGCCGACGACCGAATCGGGATGGTCGGCCCCCGCATCACGAACGACGACGGGTCGATCTACCCCTCGGCCCGCGACCTGCCCTCGCTCACCGTCGGTGCCGGGCACGCCGTGCTGCACCGTATCTGGCCGGGAAACCCCTGGTCGAAGAGGTACCTCCGGGCAGACAAATCCCACTCGGCACAGACCGAGCCGGTGCAGTCGGGATGGCTCTCCGGCGCCTGCATGCTCGTGCGCCGGGCCGCCTTCGAGCAGGTTGGCGGGTTCGACGACCGCTTCTTCATGTACTTCGAAGACGTCGACCTCGGCGAACGGATCGGCAACGCCGGCTGGAAGGTGCTCTACGTGCCCACCGCCACAGTCGGTCACGCAGGTGGTACCTCCACCGCAGCCCACTCGGCCGCGATGACCAGAGCGCACCACCGGAGCGCCTACCGGTACCTCGCGAAGCGCTACCACCAGTGGTACCTGCTGCCGGTTCGCCTAGCGCTTCGTCTGGGGCTGTTTCTCAGGGCACTCGTGGGTACAGTGAGAAATCATGGCTGA
- a CDS encoding ArnT family glycosyltransferase encodes MAETAPREAESDERTAGGATPGGLQPATAPRSRLYRLDARLTTIVFYVLLAAGLAFRIYLFYTPAFIVDSDNAVVYLQAKHISEGEFSWFFWGQSYGGTLLQFVAGAAILVFGAHIQVLSIVSTLFFVVAVFLVRYIGTRAFDRLTGTVAAILFWFSGYYTLKISISESGFYGPSLVLGLATVAVALRTGVRRTYLQWAVVGLLAGLAFWQSPMGAMLAAPALVILIIRQRSWRHLLVGGAAVVIGALPWIIQFATTLSAVKPKGRPNPRSLVTFFTELMPTIVSADRGLTKLMVAATCLGLLALVTYLAIRRRNAWLACLVAGSVLVVVVVTVGAGVVLSRDDVRYAVFVLPTLTIALAWIVTRVRFLGIAAMILAALLTFGQVRQLFGDLGVNTSSQYIVGDIRGLGDYLEQENITHAFGDYWVSYSVSAETDERAQVAALSGELRYEPYADAAAAQDPVVVIVLQGNDNDRMLQADPIATAPGTTRTEVAGYAIYRFAQPVNVFDFSWALF; translated from the coding sequence ATGGCTGAGACGGCACCCCGCGAAGCAGAATCCGACGAGCGCACGGCAGGGGGCGCCACGCCGGGTGGTCTGCAGCCCGCGACTGCCCCGCGTAGCCGCCTGTACCGGCTGGATGCCCGGCTGACCACGATCGTCTTCTACGTGCTGCTCGCCGCCGGCCTGGCCTTTCGCATCTACCTGTTCTACACACCGGCCTTCATCGTCGACTCCGACAATGCGGTCGTCTACCTGCAGGCCAAACACATCTCCGAAGGCGAATTCAGCTGGTTCTTCTGGGGGCAGAGTTACGGCGGCACCCTCCTCCAGTTCGTCGCCGGGGCAGCAATACTCGTCTTCGGGGCGCACATCCAGGTGCTCTCCATCGTCAGCACCCTCTTCTTCGTCGTCGCCGTCTTCCTGGTGCGATACATCGGCACCCGCGCGTTCGACCGCCTCACCGGTACCGTCGCCGCCATCCTCTTCTGGTTCTCGGGCTACTACACCCTCAAGATCTCGATCAGCGAGTCGGGTTTCTATGGGCCGAGCCTCGTGCTGGGGCTCGCGACCGTTGCGGTCGCGCTGCGAACCGGCGTACGGCGCACGTATCTCCAGTGGGCGGTCGTGGGCCTGCTCGCGGGGCTGGCATTCTGGCAGTCGCCAATGGGTGCGATGCTCGCCGCACCCGCACTCGTGATCCTGATCATCCGGCAGCGTTCATGGCGCCACCTGCTGGTCGGTGGCGCAGCTGTGGTCATCGGCGCACTGCCGTGGATCATCCAGTTCGCCACGACCTTGTCTGCGGTGAAGCCCAAGGGCCGCCCCAACCCCCGCAGCCTCGTCACCTTCTTCACCGAACTCATGCCCACCATCGTCAGTGCGGACCGCGGTCTCACGAAGCTCATGGTCGCCGCCACCTGCCTCGGTCTCCTCGCCCTAGTGACCTATCTCGCCATCCGGCGCAGGAACGCCTGGCTGGCCTGCCTGGTCGCCGGTTCGGTGTTGGTCGTGGTTGTTGTCACTGTCGGGGCGGGGGTTGTGCTCTCGAGGGACGACGTACGGTACGCGGTCTTCGTGCTCCCGACGCTGACGATCGCACTGGCCTGGATCGTCACACGGGTGCGCTTTCTGGGGATCGCGGCCATGATCCTGGCCGCCCTGCTGACATTCGGCCAGGTGAGACAGCTCTTCGGAGACCTCGGCGTCAACACCAGTTCGCAGTACATCGTCGGCGACATCCGCGGCCTCGGCGACTACCTCGAGCAAGAGAACATCACCCATGCCTTCGGCGACTACTGGGTCTCGTATTCCGTCTCTGCCGAGACAGATGAGCGAGCCCAGGTCGCCGCCCTCTCCGGCGAACTCCGGTATGAGCCCTATGCCGACGCCGCTGCTGCGCAGGACCCGGTCGTGGTGATCGTGCTGCAGGGGAACGACAACGACAGGATGCTGCAGGCCGACCCGATCGCAACGGCTCCCGGCACCACACGCACCGAGGTCGCGGGCTACGCAATCTATCGGTTCGCGCAGCCTGTCAACGTCTTCGACTTCTCGTGGGCACTCTTCTGA
- a CDS encoding glycosyltransferase: MATLQLHSNPAVLKSSQIDSWFGAFGLGIGGDSPSAEEMRLSMSWRVTEPLRSLRARERLRALRSGTLRLPQTQNNTNALALARQALLQRLKAVAPHLLTAQNSRQIDELSLEHLLGALIETVHTTDDHARLWLLTIAISGCFPDQAQILGMARDIHGVDGPSAVARILHHCGVWTSRYQSHLRTIEMVTDVPLAFCDFTARFGFNSGIQRVTRQTLSFWRTLGDFRLAAVTSDGTSLRTLDEEETTRVLDWSGDDDANRDDIDDTIDHSTSVLVVPWNTTVFVPEAPLGHGTNALIAMARFSPNRTVAIGYDTIPVSGGHFVHRGLTLIFVSYLSMIKYFDEVVCISQATADEFIGFNEALVAQGLTGPRVSTVVLPLEPIPSDRSIDEPAESSLPTVLSVSSNEPRKNQLSVVYASELLWREGLKFNLVLLGGRGDRLFTDVPDAVAALRAKGRTVELRRDVDEAGLAEAYRRARFSIFVSLQEGYGLPIAESLAVGTPAITTDYGSTAEIAAGGGCVTVDPRDDLAIAAAMRELLTSDETISRLKTEISTRVDSTWGDYATVLWDTMTASKGSK, from the coding sequence ATGGCCACTCTACAATTGCACTCGAATCCCGCCGTTCTCAAATCAAGCCAGATCGACTCGTGGTTCGGTGCCTTCGGCCTGGGAATCGGGGGCGACAGCCCCAGCGCAGAAGAGATGCGCCTCAGTATGAGTTGGCGCGTGACGGAACCACTCCGGTCCCTGCGGGCGCGTGAACGACTCCGCGCTCTTCGATCGGGCACACTCAGGCTGCCACAGACGCAGAACAACACGAATGCCCTCGCTCTGGCCAGACAGGCGCTGCTGCAGCGGCTGAAGGCGGTCGCACCTCATCTTCTCACCGCTCAGAACAGCCGGCAGATCGACGAGCTCTCTCTCGAGCACCTTCTTGGCGCTCTCATCGAGACTGTACACACCACTGATGACCACGCCCGACTCTGGCTGCTCACGATTGCCATCAGTGGGTGCTTTCCCGACCAGGCCCAGATCCTGGGCATGGCACGTGACATCCACGGAGTCGATGGGCCATCTGCGGTTGCCCGCATCCTTCATCACTGCGGTGTGTGGACGAGTCGCTACCAGTCACACCTGCGAACGATTGAGATGGTCACCGACGTTCCGCTGGCATTCTGCGACTTCACCGCCCGCTTCGGCTTCAACTCCGGTATTCAGCGGGTGACACGACAGACCCTCTCGTTCTGGCGAACACTGGGCGACTTCCGTCTCGCCGCGGTCACTTCAGACGGCACGTCGCTACGCACACTCGACGAGGAAGAAACCACCCGCGTACTGGATTGGTCGGGAGACGACGACGCGAACCGCGACGACATCGACGACACCATCGATCACTCGACGAGTGTGCTCGTTGTGCCCTGGAACACCACCGTCTTCGTGCCTGAGGCACCTCTGGGCCATGGCACGAACGCGTTGATCGCGATGGCCCGGTTCTCCCCGAACCGCACGGTGGCAATCGGGTACGACACGATTCCCGTTTCGGGTGGCCACTTCGTGCACCGCGGCCTGACGCTGATCTTCGTGTCGTACCTGTCGATGATCAAGTACTTCGACGAAGTCGTCTGTATCTCCCAGGCGACTGCAGACGAGTTCATCGGCTTCAACGAGGCCCTCGTCGCGCAAGGTCTGACGGGGCCCCGGGTGAGTACTGTCGTACTCCCGCTCGAACCGATCCCTTCAGACCGTTCGATCGACGAACCCGCGGAGAGCAGTCTCCCCACGGTTCTCTCGGTCAGCAGCAACGAACCGAGAAAGAACCAGCTCAGTGTGGTCTACGCCAGCGAACTGCTCTGGCGCGAAGGGCTGAAGTTCAACCTGGTGCTTCTCGGTGGCAGGGGTGACCGGCTCTTCACCGACGTTCCCGATGCCGTCGCCGCGCTTCGAGCCAAGGGAAGAACCGTCGAATTGCGACGAGACGTCGACGAAGCGGGCCTTGCCGAGGCGTATCGCCGGGCGAGGTTCAGCATCTTCGTCTCCCTCCAGGAGGGATACGGGCTTCCGATTGCCGAGTCACTCGCCGTCGGCACCCCTGCCATCACGACCGACTACGGGAGCACCGCGGAGATCGCCGCAGGAGGCGGGTGCGTGACCGTCGACCCGCGCGACGACCTGGCGATCGCCGCGGCGATGCGTGAGCTCCTGACCAGCGATGAGACGATCAGCAGGCTGAAGACAGAGATCAGCACCCGCGTGGATTCGACTTGGGGAGACTATGCAACCGTCTTGTGGGACACGATGACGGCTTCGAAAGGCAGCAAATGA
- a CDS encoding glycosyltransferase family 4 protein, whose protein sequence is MTDVLGWAGGLRTLIGHLGAEPEATDNPDLLLAQLATVCDAGLTDSQLWATWSILKGELPTESELIRFRRNAGLNGAARAISDLGGRAGASMFGLSTEVEIASNVVLVDVHHTSSTIMRSGVQRVVREAALRWGHAHDVVFVSWTDDEKALRRLTVREEARMRGGDPDASVTIAPATAKIVIPLTGLMIVPELATDAGVAERLLAMGRFSAMRVVYIGYDCVPLTSGETTDAPIAANFPLYLDAVSYGTRVATISESTALEFRSWKKMLPSSGRVGPDVRTVFLGGDTSEPTAKELAETKALLKVSDHEPMILAVGSHEPRKNHLALLQAARILWERGEKFRLVLIGSSSWGSGAFDALATVLKENGRPLVVLSNASDAVLASSYRLARVSVFTSFHEGFGLPIVESLRAGTPVIASNVGSMLEISHHYGGVISVDPHSDNELEGALLAALHDPAVLDKKRRDLAANSYVSWDDYADELWAYFTEA, encoded by the coding sequence ATGACTGACGTTCTGGGGTGGGCCGGCGGGCTCCGTACTCTGATCGGCCATCTGGGAGCAGAGCCTGAAGCCACGGACAACCCCGACCTGCTGCTCGCCCAGCTCGCGACGGTCTGCGACGCCGGCCTCACCGACAGCCAACTCTGGGCCACCTGGTCGATTCTGAAGGGCGAGCTTCCCACCGAGAGCGAACTGATCAGGTTCCGCCGGAACGCAGGCCTCAACGGCGCGGCTCGGGCAATCTCCGATCTGGGCGGACGCGCAGGCGCAAGCATGTTCGGTCTCTCGACGGAGGTCGAGATTGCCAGCAACGTGGTCCTGGTCGACGTCCACCACACCAGCAGCACGATCATGCGGTCTGGTGTGCAGAGAGTCGTCAGGGAAGCCGCCCTTCGGTGGGGTCACGCCCACGACGTCGTCTTCGTCTCCTGGACAGATGATGAGAAGGCTCTTCGCCGCCTGACCGTTCGAGAAGAAGCCCGCATGCGCGGCGGGGACCCCGACGCCAGCGTCACAATCGCTCCGGCAACCGCGAAGATCGTGATACCTCTGACGGGCCTCATGATCGTGCCCGAGCTCGCCACCGACGCCGGCGTCGCCGAACGACTGCTGGCCATGGGACGATTCTCGGCGATGCGCGTCGTCTACATCGGCTACGACTGTGTGCCTCTCACCTCGGGTGAGACAACGGACGCTCCGATCGCCGCCAACTTTCCCCTCTATCTGGATGCCGTGTCGTACGGCACGAGAGTCGCGACCATTTCCGAGTCGACGGCGCTCGAGTTCCGCAGCTGGAAGAAGATGCTCCCTTCGTCGGGACGGGTCGGGCCCGACGTGCGCACGGTGTTCCTCGGTGGCGACACCAGTGAGCCGACCGCGAAGGAGCTCGCCGAAACGAAGGCTCTCCTGAAGGTCAGCGACCATGAACCTATGATCTTGGCCGTGGGCAGTCACGAACCGCGTAAGAACCACCTGGCACTTCTACAGGCCGCGCGCATCCTCTGGGAGCGGGGCGAGAAGTTCCGCCTGGTGCTCATCGGGAGCTCCTCATGGGGGTCTGGAGCGTTCGACGCGCTCGCCACCGTATTGAAGGAGAACGGACGCCCGCTGGTCGTGTTGTCGAATGCCTCCGATGCCGTTCTGGCCTCGAGCTACCGCTTGGCGAGAGTGTCGGTGTTCACCTCATTCCACGAGGGCTTCGGACTTCCGATCGTCGAGTCGTTGAGGGCAGGTACTCCGGTCATCGCCTCGAACGTGGGCAGCATGCTCGAGATCTCCCACCACTACGGCGGGGTGATCAGCGTCGACCCCCACTCCGACAACGAGCTGGAGGGGGCTCTTCTGGCAGCACTGCACGATCCGGCTGTCCTCGACAAGAAGCGACGCGACCTGGCCGCCAACAGCTATGTTTCGTGGGACGACTACGCCGACGAACTGTGGGCGTACTTCACAGAGGCGTAA